In one window of Nicotiana tabacum cultivar K326 chromosome 12, ASM71507v2, whole genome shotgun sequence DNA:
- the LOC107825784 gene encoding protein PSK SIMULATOR 2 isoform X1: MGGVCAGGTAKNRAEIHHEIESTSGSSKKLKPVRSFGKENKDESFSYPDVSNFRGTPNLYDSGELYLSNFRDFKPSTPARTGGNKAASSFLGKASIVGLEKAVEVLDTLGSSMTNLNSGGFMTGTASSGNKVSILAFEVANTITKGANLLQSLSKENVQYLKKEILPSKGVQQLVSTNMTELLAIAAADKREEFDVFSREVIRFGDMCKDQQWHKLGRYFSRLDLDSGAHKQLRAEAELMMQELTILAQHTSELYHEQQALDRFEQDYRRKLEELDSLNLPRKGEGLMMLQCELKHQRKIARSLKKKSLWTKSLEEVVEKLVDIVTYIHQAIVEAFGDNGLTSAGKEPAKKQERLGAAGLALHYANLVTQIDNIASRPTSLPPNMRDGLYNGLPPSVKTALRSRLQAVDPKEELTIPQIKAEMEKTLQWLVPVATDTTKAHQGFGWVGEWANTGSDSGKKNPAQVNPIRLQTLYHADKKKMDYHVLELVTWLHRLISLVRFNGTKAFPTRSPTRKGLVLETETMNPNPKTPKVQISLEDRNLLDKVMKRKCLIPGRSKSQEFLLPKNQRQVWALSRSMGSSPCTDFKHPKGNVLDILDGLDSAF, encoded by the exons ATGGGAGGTGTTTGTGCAGGTGGGACGGCAAAGAATAGAGCTGAAATTCACCATGAGATTGAGAGCACCTCAGGTTCTTCAAAAAAGCTAAAACCAGTCAGGAGTTTTGGAAAGGAGAATAAAGATGAATCCTTTTCATATCCTGATGTGAGTAATTTCCGTGGGACGCCTAATCTCTATGATTCTGGTGAATTGTACTTGTCTAATTTCAGGGACTTTAAGCCATCTACACCTGCTAGAACTGGAGGGAACAAG GCGGCTAGCTCTTTTCTTGGAAAGGCAAGTATAGTCGGTCTAGAGAAAGCAGTAGAAGTATTAGATACACTTGGGAGCAGCATGACAAACTTGAATTCCGGAGGGTTTATGACAGGAACGGCGTCAAGTGGGAATAAAGTATCTATTCTAGCATTCGAGGTAGCGAATACCATCACCAAAGGTGCAAATTTATTGCAATCTCTTTCCAAAGAAAATGTTCAGTATTTAAAGAAGGAAATTCTACCTTCAAAGGGAGTGCAACAGTTGGTCTCTACTAATATGACCGAGCTGCTTGCTATTGCTGCTGCTGACAAAAG GGAGGAATTTGACGTTTTCTCGCGCGAAGTCATTAGGTTTGGAGATATGTGTAAAGACCAACAATGGCACAAGTTAGGTCGATATTTTTCCAG ATTGGACTTGGACTCTGGTGCTCATAAACAACTAAGAGCAGAGGCCGAATTGATGATGCAGGAATTGACCATTCTGGCTCAGCATACTTCT GAATTGTATCATGAGCAGCAGGCACTGGATAGATTTGAGCAGGATTATCGCAGGAAACTTGAGGAATTAGATTCTTTAAATCTACCTCGAAAAG GAGAAGGCCTCATGATGTTACAGTGTGAGTTAAAACATCAAAGAAAAATTGCGAGGAGCTTGAAGAAGAAATCTCTTTGGACTAAGAGTTTGGAGGAG GTTGTGGAGAAGCTTGTTGACATTGTTACTTATATACATCAAGCAATTGTGGAAGCATTTGGGGATAATG GATTGACGTCTGCTGGCAAGGAGCCtgccaaaaaacaagaaagacTGGGAGCAGCTGGTCTCGCTTTACACTATGCTAACTTAGTTACTCAAATCGATAACATT GCCTCACGCCCTACCTCTCTTCCTCCTAACATGAGGGATGGATTATATAATGGATTGCCTCCCTCCGTAAAAACAGCCCTTCGTTCACGTCTGCAGGCGGTTGATCCTAAAGAAGAG CTCACAATTCCTCAGATAAAAGCAGAGATGGAAAAAACTCTCCAGTGGCTTGTCCCAGTAGCTACAGATACTACAAA AGCACATCAAGGCTTTGGATGGGTTGGAGAATGGGCTAATACCGG AAGCGATTCTGGCAAGAAGAACCCGGCACAAGTTAACCCTATTCGATTACAAACACTCTACCATGCAGACAAAAAGAAAATGGACTACCATGTCCTTGAACTAGTGACGTGGCTTCACCGTCTGATCAGTCTGGTACGGTTTAACGGTACCAAAGCTTTCCCCACACGATCACCAACGCGCAAAGGACTTGTTCTGGAGACAGAGACGATGAACCCTAACCCCAAAACACCTAAGGTCCAGATTTCTCTTGAAGATAGAAACTTACTAGATAAGGTTATGAAAAGGAAATGTTTGATTCCCGGAAGAAGCAAAAGCCAGGAATTTTTGTTGCCTAAGAATCAGAGACAGGTGTGGGCGCTAAGTAGAAGCATGGGTAGCTCACCTTGTACTGATTTTAAACATCCAAAGGGTAATGTTTTGGATATATTAGATGGCTTAGATTCAGCATTTTGA
- the LOC107825784 gene encoding protein PSK SIMULATOR 2 isoform X2, producing MGGVCAGGTAKNRAEIHHEIESTSGSSKKLKPVRSFGKENKDESFSYPDVSNFRGTPNLYDSGELYLSNFRDFKPSTPARTGGNKAASSFLGKASIVGLEKAVEVLDTLGSSMTNLNSGGFMTGTASSGNKVSILAFEVANTITKGANLLQSLSKENVQYLKKEILPSKGVQQLVSTNMTELLAIAAADKREEFDVFSREVIRFGDMCKDQQWHKLGRYFSRLDLDSGAHKQLRAEAELMMQELTILAQHTSELYHEQQALDRFEQDYRRKLEELDSLNLPRKGEGLMMLQCELKHQRKIARSLKKKSLWTKSLEEVVEKLVDIVTYIHQAIVEAFGDNGLTSAGKEPAKKQERLGAAGLALHYANLVTQIDNIASRPTSLPPNMRDGLYNGLPPSVKTALRSRLQAVDPKEELTIPQIKAEMEKTLQWLVPVATDTTKAHQGFGWVGEWANTGLVVHNSHSLTEAILARRTRHKLTLFDYKHSTMQTKRKWTTMSLN from the exons ATGGGAGGTGTTTGTGCAGGTGGGACGGCAAAGAATAGAGCTGAAATTCACCATGAGATTGAGAGCACCTCAGGTTCTTCAAAAAAGCTAAAACCAGTCAGGAGTTTTGGAAAGGAGAATAAAGATGAATCCTTTTCATATCCTGATGTGAGTAATTTCCGTGGGACGCCTAATCTCTATGATTCTGGTGAATTGTACTTGTCTAATTTCAGGGACTTTAAGCCATCTACACCTGCTAGAACTGGAGGGAACAAG GCGGCTAGCTCTTTTCTTGGAAAGGCAAGTATAGTCGGTCTAGAGAAAGCAGTAGAAGTATTAGATACACTTGGGAGCAGCATGACAAACTTGAATTCCGGAGGGTTTATGACAGGAACGGCGTCAAGTGGGAATAAAGTATCTATTCTAGCATTCGAGGTAGCGAATACCATCACCAAAGGTGCAAATTTATTGCAATCTCTTTCCAAAGAAAATGTTCAGTATTTAAAGAAGGAAATTCTACCTTCAAAGGGAGTGCAACAGTTGGTCTCTACTAATATGACCGAGCTGCTTGCTATTGCTGCTGCTGACAAAAG GGAGGAATTTGACGTTTTCTCGCGCGAAGTCATTAGGTTTGGAGATATGTGTAAAGACCAACAATGGCACAAGTTAGGTCGATATTTTTCCAG ATTGGACTTGGACTCTGGTGCTCATAAACAACTAAGAGCAGAGGCCGAATTGATGATGCAGGAATTGACCATTCTGGCTCAGCATACTTCT GAATTGTATCATGAGCAGCAGGCACTGGATAGATTTGAGCAGGATTATCGCAGGAAACTTGAGGAATTAGATTCTTTAAATCTACCTCGAAAAG GAGAAGGCCTCATGATGTTACAGTGTGAGTTAAAACATCAAAGAAAAATTGCGAGGAGCTTGAAGAAGAAATCTCTTTGGACTAAGAGTTTGGAGGAG GTTGTGGAGAAGCTTGTTGACATTGTTACTTATATACATCAAGCAATTGTGGAAGCATTTGGGGATAATG GATTGACGTCTGCTGGCAAGGAGCCtgccaaaaaacaagaaagacTGGGAGCAGCTGGTCTCGCTTTACACTATGCTAACTTAGTTACTCAAATCGATAACATT GCCTCACGCCCTACCTCTCTTCCTCCTAACATGAGGGATGGATTATATAATGGATTGCCTCCCTCCGTAAAAACAGCCCTTCGTTCACGTCTGCAGGCGGTTGATCCTAAAGAAGAG CTCACAATTCCTCAGATAAAAGCAGAGATGGAAAAAACTCTCCAGTGGCTTGTCCCAGTAGCTACAGATACTACAAA AGCACATCAAGGCTTTGGATGGGTTGGAGAATGGGCTAATACCGGGTTAGTAGTCCATAATTCTCACTCGTTAACAG AAGCGATTCTGGCAAGAAGAACCCGGCACAAGTTAACCCTATTCGATTACAAACACTCTACCATGCAGACAAAAAGAAAATGGACTACCATGTCCTTGAACTAG
- the LOC107823181 gene encoding chaperone protein dnaJ 11, chloroplastic-like — MASTSFFFLSTSITGSKFSAGTPLTPPSSVSFRQQRSFSVSAAYSTAERTTASSNIASQSSLYEVLGLQAGATTHEIKSAYRRLARILHPDVVRFQQNSSAADFIRVQSAYATLSDPEKRAKYDRTLFGNRFGRSVGVSSAGARSHYTTRRKWETEQCW; from the coding sequence ATGGcttctacttcttttttttttctctcaacttcaaTTACCGGCTCCAAATTTTCCGCCGGTACGCCACTAACACCACCGAGCTCCGTCAGCTTCCGGCAGCAGCGATCGTTCTCTGTTTCCGCCGCTTACTCCACCGCCGAAAGGACTACAGCTAGCTCTAACATCGCCTCACAGTCATCGTTGTATGAAGTTCTAGGACTTCAAGCTGGTGCTACTACTCATGAAATTAAGTCTGCTTACCGGAGATTAGCCAGAATTTTGCATCCCGATGTCGTCCGATTTCAGCAGAATTCGTCAGCAGCTGACTTTATTAGAGTTCAATCAGCTTATGCTACTCTCTCCGATCCAGAGAAACGTGCCAAATATGATCGGACACTATTTGGGAATAGATTTGGACGATCTGTCGGAGTATCGTCGGCGGGAGCTCGTAGCCATTACACTACTCGCCGGAAGTGGGAAACCGAACAATGTTGGTAG